In the genome of Lysobacter sp. BMK333-48F3, the window GGCCGCGCTCTGGGCGAAGCCTTGGTCGATCATGGTCTTGAACGCCAGCGGCAGGCTCAGGGTCGCGGTGCTGGACGCGGCCAGCGCGAACAGCCAGGCCACGAACAGGCCGCGGTGCTTGCGCACGAACGGCCACAGGGTGCGCAGGCTGCCGATCGGGGCCTTCTTGCGCGGCTCAGGGGCGGCGCGGCGGCCGGTGGGCGTGTCGCTCATCGGGTCAGGGTCATCCAAGGGGGCTCGCGCCGGGCTCGTCCAGACGTACCCGGTTACGTGTGGCGTCGCGCAACTGCGCTTTCAAGGCGGGCAACTGCGACGCCGGCAGGCGGATCCGCACTCGCACGCCGTCGGCGCTATAGCGTTCTTCGGTCTTTTCCGCGCCGTAGGCGGCGAGCGCGGCATGGACCGCGCCGGTGTCCTCGAAAGCGAAAGCCAGGCCGAGCTCGTCGTAGCGCACCAGCTCGCGACGCGGCGCGCGGCGCAGGCATTCGGCCGCGCAGCCGCCGTAGGCGCGCACCAGGCCGCCGGCGCCGAGCTTGATGCCGCCGTACCAGCGGGTCACCACCACCGCGACCCGGTCGTAGCCCTGACCGTCGATCGCGGCCAGGATCGGCCGCCCGGCGGTGCCGGCCGGCTCGCCGTCGTCGTTGAAGCGGTACTGGGCGCCGATCCGATAGGCCCAGCAATTGTGGGTCGCGGCCGGGTCGCCGACTTCGGCGAAGAAGGCCAGCGCCGCCTCCGGGCTCTCGACCGGGGCGGCCAGGGCCAGGAAGCGGCTGTGCTTGACCTCCTGGGCCAGGCTGGCGCGCTCGGCCAGGGTCGAGGCGCCGGCGGGCGCGTTCATTTCAGCAGCGGCCGCAGATCGTCCGGAATCCGTACCCGCGGGTGGGCGCTGCGGAAACGGCGCAGGCCGTCGCGGGCGCGCTCGGTCTGGCCGGCATCGCGGTACTCGCGGATCCGCTGCAGCCATTGCGCCGGGGCCAGGCGGGCGTCGGCCGCATCGGCGTCGGCGGGCACGCCGGTCGTGCCGACCGTGCGGATTCGGCTGCCGGTGACCTGGACCCGGTCCAGCACGGCCGACTCGGCGGCGCTGTCGGCGGTCGCCGCCGCGGCCTTGGCTTCGGCGGCATTGGCGGCGCTGGCCTTGTGCGCCGCGGTGGGTGCGGGCGCGCGCTGCAGTTCCGCGGCGCGGTAACCGTCGTTGTCGGCGCCGGCGGACGCCGCGCCCGGCGCGGCAGCGCCGCTGGGCGGAGCCGCCGCTGCGGCGGCCGGAGGCGCCGGCGGGGCCGGCGGAGGCGGTGGCGCAGGCAGTTCGATCGGGGCCGGCGCTTCCGGCGAGAACGCCTGCGGGGCGCGGCGGGCGCGCAGCGGCTCGGCGCGCTGCTCGGCCTTGGCCGCTTCGTCGGCCTGTTCGCGCTGCGCGGGCTCGGCCGGCGGCGGCATCCGCGCCGGCGTCGCCGGGGCGGCCACCAGCGGCTCGACGGTCTCCACGATCTGGCCGGCGGCGTCCGCGGCGATGCTTGGCGGCGGCGGAGGGGCGGCGTCCTGGGCCTGCAGTTCGGCGGTCGCGGCGCTGTCGGCCGTCGCGCTGGCGGCCTGCTTGCTGGCGGCCTGCTCGGCAACGGCAGCGGGCGCCGAGGCGGGTAGGGCGGCCTGGTCTTCGCCGACCGCCTCGAAACTCTTGCCGGCCGGGCGCAACTGCCAGGCGATGCCGACCGCGAGGGTCAGCGAGGCGGCCACGCCGATCCACGCCGGCCAGCGCGAACGCGGCCGCGCGCGCGGCGCCTGCGCCACCGCGGCATGGGCGGCGGCCAGGATCCTGGCGTCGAGCGCGGGCGAAGGGCCGTCGTGCGGACCCAGCCGCAGCAGCCGGTCGGCCAGC includes:
- a CDS encoding YigZ family protein, which produces MNAPAGASTLAERASLAQEVKHSRFLALAAPVESPEAALAFFAEVGDPAATHNCWAYRIGAQYRFNDDGEPAGTAGRPILAAIDGQGYDRVAVVVTRWYGGIKLGAGGLVRAYGGCAAECLRRAPRRELVRYDELGLAFAFEDTGAVHAALAAYGAEKTEERYSADGVRVRIRLPASQLPALKAQLRDATRNRVRLDEPGASPLG